The following coding sequences lie in one Crassostrea angulata isolate pt1a10 chromosome 10, ASM2561291v2, whole genome shotgun sequence genomic window:
- the LOC128166802 gene encoding mucin-4-like has protein sequence MKRLSFLGIVLVVLIRDVQPYKRVCYFTNWAQYRTAPMTFTAENVDPFLCSHIMYAFGKVVGNTIDAYEWNDKGAGGQYDRIMNLRTLNPNLKILLAIGGWTHGTAPFTAVVVDPINIAAFAANTLEYLKTYKFDGLDLDWEYPGGNGSPPEDKQRFTSLVQKLRQVFNDDGAVNNRPPMLLTAAVAAGKSTIDNAYEVDLISKDLDFINLMSYDLHGSWEVTTGHHSALYGRSGEVGTAASMNVDYSVNYWISLGAPPHKLVLGLGLYGRSFTLSSSSNTFIGAPAAGAGSAGPYTGEAGLLAFYEVCYNLKFNGWTREWHSEHQVPYAYSGNQWIGYDDAESFNVKIDYIIAKGLGGGMVWSLDQDDFSNSCGDGSYPLMNVLRFRLSTIPPTSSQSITAQPTSTTVPHSTTTRQYDVSHTSILPSTNSQLITTQTTKHTTASNILTSSRTMSCGAPQPCVDGQMYGDSCDPKIYYQCASGVAYQFQCAAGTVWDERIKNCNWDYLVLTYPTPCGCGPPPVCTDGQFYADKCDMKVYYQCAHGIPYPYECNTGTVWDTVISSCNWDYAVPNRAPPTGSDCTSQGPITTGTTLKNTEQTTLAPAKLTTNINLSTVEPLLTPFPTTLDQTTQFQSTLLPKTDLVTSSVSCGAPKTCVDGQLYGDSCDPKIYYQCASGVAYQFQCAAGTVWDERIKNCNWDYLVLTSPTPCGCGPPSTCTDGQFYADKCDMKVYYQCAHGIPYPYECNTGTVWDTVINNCNWDYAVPNRAPPTGSDCTSQGPLTTGTTPQNTEHMTSVAAKMTSVGGSLTPFSTTVDQTNSYFLSTIFPKTNLFTTTGKTLSFVETSPPNLITTYSSTLISSIGSLKTDQHTTPTSLLTTTQQQVTTLLHTATSDSTPSQAQQHVTPQSTNTTTNGLSSQTLQQLATKTSIPSTDSTQSQIQQQTTTKSRIAVTDSTQAQSSQQTQTLSPIAVSDSTRQQTTQSHSAYSNTKDTTSASHITNTGNPFSKTDSQTTTQPSGITNSVWSSQIPQQTTTNAQSTSDPTPIQTTTSPSTSDHTPIKTSTSPSTSDHTPIKTSTSPSTSDHTPIKTSTSPSTLDTTPIKTSTSPSTSDHTPIKTTTSPWTSDPTPQQTTTESQTSTCGPPKTCPFPAWDSGSMTVSAHTLTVLTGVLVALVWFSTCSE, from the exons ATG AAACGACTGTCTTTTCTGGGAATTGTCCTTGTCGTGCTGATCAGAG ATGTACAGCCCTACAAACGAGTGTGCTACTTTACAAACTGGGCACAATATCGCACAGCGCCCATGACGTTCACGGCCGAGAATGTTGACCCTTTCCTGTGCTCCCATATCATGTACGCTTTCGGAAAAGTTGTAGGAAACACAATAGATGCTTACGAATGGAACGACAAGGGCGCTGGAG GCCAATACGATAGGATAATGAATCTGCGTACGTTGAATCCTAACCTAAAAATCTTGCTGGCTATCGGCGGATGGACCCACGGAACTGCACCCTTCACAGCTGTGGTAGTTGACCCTATCAACATAGCCGCCTTCGCTGCTAACACGCTAGAGTACCTGAAAACCTATAAATTTGATGGCCTGGACCTGGATTGGGAATACCCTGGTGGTAATGGTAGTCCCCCGGAGGACAAGCAGCGCTTCACATCTCTAGTGCAG AAACTTCGACAAGTCTTTAACGACGATGGTGCAGTAAACAACAGACCACCCATGTTGTTGACGGCAGCGGTGGCCGCTGGAAAAAGCACCATCGATAACGCTTATGAAGTTGATCTCATTTCCAA GGATTTGGATTTCATCAATCTAATGAGCTACGACCTTCATGGAAGTTGGGAGGTGACCACTGGACACCACAGCGCTCTCTACGGTCGTTCTGGTGAAGTGGGAACGGCAGCATCAATGAATGTG GATTACAGTGTCAATTACTGGATATCCCTGGGAGCGCCTCCACATAAGCTTGTACTAGGACTGGGTCTGTACGGTAGGTCCTTCACACTGTCTAGCTCTAGCAATACCTTTATCGGGGCACCTGCTGCCGGCGCCGGAAGTGCTGGACCTTACACCGGAGAGGCAGGATTACTCGCTTTTTACGAG GTGTgctataatttgaaattcaacgGATGGACGCGAGAGTGGCACAGTGAACATCAAGTTCCATATGCTTATTCCGGCAATCAGTGGATAGGTTATGATGACGCTGAAAGTTTTAATGTAAAG ATTGATTACATCATAGCCAAAGGCCTCGGTGGTGGAATGGTTTGGTCTCTTGATCAGGATGATTTCAGTAACAGTTGTGGTGATGGATCTTATCCACTCATGAACGTATTGCGCTTCAGACTGTCCACTATTCCCCCAACGTCAAGTCAGTCCATCACGGCGCAACCAACTTCTACCACAGTTCCACATTCCACGACAACAAGACAATATGATGTATCTCACACAAGCATTTTACCATCTACTAACAGTCAGCTTATTACAACACAGACAACAAAACATACAACAGCATCCAACATTCTCACTTCCTCTAGGACTATGTCATGCGGAg CGCCCCAGCCGTGTGTTGACGGTCAGATGTACGGGGACAGTTGCGACCCGAAGATCTACTACCAGTGTGCTTCAGGAGTGGCCTATCAGTTTCAATGCGCGGCGGGGACCGTCTGGGATGAACGTATCAAGAACTGTAACTGGGACTATCTCGTACTCACCTATCCAACCCCCTGTGGTTGTGGGC CCCCACCGGTCTGTACTGACGGCCAATTCTATGCGGATAAATGTGACATGAAGGTATATTATCAATGTGCTCATGGAATACCCTATCCGTATGAGTGTAACACAGGAACTGTTTGGGACACAGTCATAAGCAGCTGTAACTGGGATTATGCAGTACCAAACAGAGCGCCCCCTACCGGATCTGACTGCACGTCACAAGGTCCAATAACAACAGGCACAACTCTCAAAAACACAGAACAAACGACATTAGCTCCGGCTAAACTGACAACAAATATCAATCTGTCTACTGTGGAACCACTGTTAACTCCTTTTCCTACAACTCTTGATCAAACAACCCAATTTCAATCTACTCTACTGCCGAAAACTGACCTGGTCACATCTAGTGTGTCATGCGGAG CGCCCAAGACGTGTGTTGACGGTCAGCTGTACGGGGACAGTTGCGACCCGAAGATCTATTACCAGTGTGCTTCAGGAGTGGCCTACCAGTTTCAATGCGCGGCGGGGACCGTCTGGGATGAACGTATCAAGAACTGTAACTGGGACTATCTCGTACTCACCTCTCCAACCCCCTGTGGTTGTGGGC CCCCATCGACCTGTACTGACGGCCAATTCTATGCGGATAAATGTGACATGAAGGTCTATTACCAGTGTGCTCATGGAATACCGTATCCGTACGAGTGTAACACAGGAACTGTTTGGGACACAGTCATCAACAATTGTAACTGGGATTATGCAGTACCGAACAGAGCGCCCCCTACCGGATCTGACTGCACGTCACAAGGTCCATTAACAACAGGCACAACTCCCCAAAATACAGAACACATGACATCAGTTGCGGCTAAAATGACTTCTGTAGGGGGATCGTTAACTCCTTTCTCTACAACTGTTGATCAAACAAATTCCTATTTTCTTTCTACAATATTTCCGAAAACTAACCTATTCACAACTACTGGTAAAACTTTATCATTTGTTGAAACGTCCCCACCAAATCTTATTACAACGTATTCATCAACACTAATTTCATCAATTGGCAGTCTTAAGACAGATCAACATACTACACCAACTTCACTGCTAACCACAACCCAACAACAAGTTACAACACTCCTCCACACTGCAACATCTGACAGCACGCCATCTCAGGCCCAGCAACATGTGACACCACAGTCTACAAATACCACTACCAATGGCTTGTCGTCCCAAACCCTGCAACAATTAGCAACGAAGACTTCAATTCCAAGTACAGACAGCACACAATCTCAAATCCAGCAACagacaacaacaaaatcccGTATCGCAGTCACAGATAGCACACAGGCTCAATCTTCGCAACAAACTCAAACACTTTCTCCTATTGCTGTCTCAGATAGCACAAGGCAACAGACAACACAATCCCACAGCGCTTACAGCAATACAAAAGACACAACTTCAGCGTCACATATCACGAATACAGGTAACCCATTCTCTAAAACTGATTCACAGACAACTACGCAACCCTCGGGTATTACTAATAGTGTTTGGTCGTCACAAATCCCGCAACAAACAACAACCAACGCTCAGTCGACATCAGATCCCACACCAATACAAACAACAACCTCTCCGTCGACATCAGACCACACACCAATAAAAACATCAACCTCTCCGTCGACATCAGACCACACACCAATAAAAACATCAACCTCTCCGTCGACATCAGACCACACACCAATAAAAACATCAACCTCTCCGTCGACATTAGATACTACACCAATAAAAACATCAACCTCTCCGTCGACATCAGACCACACACCAATAAAAACAACAACCTCTCCGTGGACATCAGATCCCACACCACAACAGACAACAACAGAATCTCAAACTTCTACCTGTGGTC ctCCAAAAACCTGCCCATTTCCAGCATGGGATTCCGGAAGCATGACTGTATCGGCACATACTCTTACCGTTCTAACGGGAGTTCTGGTAGCACTAGTTTGGTTTTCGACGTGTTCGGAATGA
- the LOC128166275 gene encoding uncharacterized protein LOC128166275, translated as MAESSILTCVVVILSILPGSLGDNYNVGGLVAASIVSFFAFVAMIVMLVLVVTWNHWFPRYQNWRGRTKRPRPIKPKLDFPPQQNGVQHIPLSNQNSSRPGSRPSTQRGVIVSKSQNGAPAVYSAVKPSDSWTQANSPTGYEEKTGQINFGEEEDEVIVTEILRTSQIANGGGINTGPSQSNGIGQTVTADEIELTLERQPMEEDKTTGGIMDFPEDEAVVHLSASKRDQNDGEMILY; from the exons ATGGCGGAGAGTTCTATACTTACCTGTGTAGTGGTAATCCTGTCAATTTTACCTG GGTCGCTTGGGGACAACTACAATGTCGGGGGGCTTGTGGCGGCCTCCATCGTTTCCTTCTTTGCTTTCGTGGCCATGATTGTGATGCTGGTCCTGGTTGTCACATG GAATCACTGGTTCCCTCGATACCAAAACTGGCGAGGGAGAACCAAGAGACCCAGGCCTATCAAACCCAAGTTAGATTTCCCTCCACAACAAAATGGAGTCCAGCATATTCCCTTATCCAATCAAAATTCATCCCGTCCCGGATCCCGGCCGTCTACACAAAGAGGGGTGATTGTCTCAAAATCACAGAATGGGGCTCCTGCTGTTTACAGTGCTGTAAAACCTTCAG ATAGCTGGACCCAAGCAAA CTCACCAACAGGATATGAAGAAAAG ACTGGTCAGATAAACTTCGGTGAAGAAGAGGATGAGGTAATTGTTACAGAAATTTTAAGGACATCCCAAATTGCAAACGGGGGCGGCATCAATACCGGCCCATCTCAGAGCAATGGTATTGGACAGACGGTGACGGCAGACGAAATCGAGCTGACGTTAGAACGGCAGCCAATGGAGGAAGACAAGACCACAGGCGGAATCATGGATTTTCCGGAGGATGAAGCGGTCGTGCACCTTAGCGCCAGTAAGCGTGACCAAAACGACGGTGAAATGATTCTTTACTGA